A window of Cydia strobilella chromosome 10, ilCydStro3.1, whole genome shotgun sequence genomic DNA:
tgcaaataagtaccttaaatttgaatcataacgttccatttccagttcattcgtttttgagataccgcctttagcataaggagggctgagtgtggctagatatcattcttgtgtgtagatagtagaaaacaaaatataccaaaacaaatatttaagcaggtaacttaatcgtatttaattaaatctagaagaacatattttaataaaaaatgttttgatagtgttactaaccttacgttgcaaatgaactaggaaacaaaataaatttgaaacgtaaaagtagtttttttaatatgtagtgcaaacaccgtacaatgacagactgacgtatttagacgaataaaaaaaccaaatgacgtttggtttgacgggaaattttgaaattatttctaagttgttttttaatataaattccgtttaaacatatttttggtcagatttatgttaagatattaacaaacagcgtttctttatatcacaaccaaccttgtaagttgtgttgagttgtgctcttactcattcaaccaaaccaacgcaggcaagatgaaaagcaatgccggccgggccgcgccgaatctgtgtaccttcttgtatgtacatcggtataagggcaaggtaagtaaattttcgagtttataatatatatatacctcctgaacatttatttattatttcatctttatcaaaagctttgatagaggcttcgggtaaagcatatttatgaaatgttggcgatggaacatggaacattgtaacatttcaaataacagccgttgaactagcaccattcttagtgcccgtaaggcccgtcatacacgttgctctgattatcataattaagatactattttccgtgcGTAGGTCTTAAtcatttcgtggcttatattatttatgttgtgtttcctatgtacgtgttttcctcttttttgccacgaataaacgctatctatctaaacgctatctatctatctatctatctaatctgataaatcaactacaacctgccaaaattagaaagacatacatctactgataaaatccaaccacaatacgttacctttgtcgacattttacatgaataatatcccgattcactgatttcttgttacctaacattaaatgtgacaatagcacacccttaaaatgcatgctcaacacttgtcctgtttcgctgtaaaataacctttttatacttttgataacatcttaactgttaatatattttcaggtattaaaaagctttcagaataaagttgcgacacggcaggtatcgtgcttttcttcgataagtttttcgatgttgtcaatggcaatttcagtgaacctaaaaaaggaaaatctacctaatctaatgcgctgtaacacccagatcaccgcaccacaaattgtggataaaaagcttgaatgttctcaaaactatgaaatatgcgacaaaaatgaatctaaattaaatcaaaaaaagttggatcaaactattgaagctttccaagttattttgggatcaagaagaagaaatgaattaggttgcctctaattattgttgaaaacatagtcaggaaataaattgttacatacttgctgttaagttattttcacggaagtgcgcttaaagcgtcgctgtatttgcatgtgtcttagttacttggaatggaacgtatgtaaataagtaggtacttataaataatatattgtacttgattcaacataagttttcatttatttattctgaaaaactgatttatgtagttttctaagcaaatggaaattggtacgacaaagattactacataaatcagtttccaatattaaagttgttacatgtaTATAATGTTCGTTAATTGAACTGCGGAAAATAGACAAGGCATATACCTGAGCTCTTTCATGTAACCATTGCTTTCCCTTACAAATGACTGATTGTTGATATCGTTGGTAATGTCGACACGAGACTCCCATTAACTCATTGATATGGAAATTAGTGTGTCCTTAAACCACACCAGTCGTGGTATTTGGTGACTTAAAATTCTCATGGATCTTGATGACAGAACCTGTTTTTCCCAGGGCCAGCTGTCAATTTGTCCTCACAGGGATAGTACTCCGTGCGGTCCCTTGTGTGGCAACGCCCCGAAGTCCGATATAGCCAAAACGGTGGCGAAGTCTTACAAACCCAAACCTTGCTGTGGCGAAAAATGCACATTTAATAGTAATATGAGAGCAGCCCAGTGTACGCTGGGTAGCGATTGCATCGACAACAGAGTAATAGCAGGGACCAAAGGTTACAAGACGAAAACTCCCATTATTCCAGTTTCGTCTGATATGGATCAGGTTAGTTTAAGTTTAATTGGTTAagaattttttatgtatatttagagccgatgtttattttgttgtcaattttttaaataatatctaTGAATTTCCAGATGCAGTGTGATTGCAGTACTGTATATAATACCTGCAATTGTTGCGAAAGTAAGTAGTAACACCGAGACACACAGGCTATTCTGATATTAATAACAAGTTAgaaattagatctggattagatATGAATCTCATcagacagtgtcaaaactgacatttctATAACCAAAAACGTGACTTGATACTGACATATCAGATCCATATCTATTCCAGATCTAATTTTTAAcctattattaaaatcagaataagccTGACAGTCGTGCAATATAGCAAAATTCGCGTCAAAACATGTAAAGTGGAGCTCAATAGAAATTGcggatgaaataaataaatacgtaataaataatagtacattatgatacaagtgtgctaagttggttattacacacgagacgatattgtgcgcgcgagctgtacgcgagcgcgcaataagaaagccgatgtgtgtaatgatcaatgcacacgcgtttcatacgacgtttttcaacacacttgcgagaaaaaaaagaaactttcatattaatcaaattttaatagttaaaacagttagggCCAGCTGCACCAACCACAGTTagcagactgattaacgtcaagcagcagagaactatgaaacattccatacaataaaatttagcaaacgGTAAAACGGCGAcagacagtttggtgcaaccgacccttagtattgtgtgttgcatttgtcatactgccggccgcccctcgccccggccgcgggcggcgggtgggccggccgggccgcgcaccgcgcaggcggtcgggcgcgccggtgcccgccaatccgaccaattaaagaaggctccctttccatgcatattattagcaatcagttaccttcttaactcagtcgcataggtaatataatgaaaaagcacgagtggaataatacactgaaagggcacgcgtgtttaatatctaggattatgagtcaaaaatcggtggaaaaaATACGTCGTTTTGAGcgtgttgaaaataaatattataggacaattttactcagatcgacctagtctagtcccacagtaagcagTTACGTTTGTTTacaataggcatgatgacagattttGAAAAACAGTCCTAAAAGTAATGTtaacaaaacataaattatttactatgtATTTCTGCATGTAATAAAGGTTTGGTaggaaaaaactacattttagttATTTGATTTAAAATTCGCTCCAAAACGCTTGTGTCATGGCGTCCCTAGTGACGTCAATGTCATATAAACAAAACGTACGCACTAGACGTTCCTTAGAATTCttagaagcttattaaatacataatttgtttatttcgtatTCCTTcttccttcttcctcgcgttatcccggcattttaccacggctcctgggagcctggggtccgcttgacaactaatcctaagaattgacgtaggcactagtttttacgaaagcgactgccatctgacttttcaacccagagggggaactaggccttgttaggatcagtccggtttcctcacgatgttttccttcaccgaaaagcgactggtaaatatcaaatgatatttcgtacataagttccgaaaaactcattggtacgagccggggtttgaacccgcgacctccggattgaaagtcgcacgctcttaccgctaggccaccagcgcttattttataatttgtttatttcgtattacgagtattaaatatgaatatcaAAGTGTATAAATGTTGTGCGGTACCTCAGTGTAATAAcacatcaataaaaatattttttatcaataaatgatcgtatcgtatcgtaataACAACTCCTAGTAAGTAATTTGTGCAtgtattttgatgaacaaaagtCTTCGCTTTATTGTAAAAACTTTCCAAGCATCCTCACATCGATTCTAGACAAATTAGTACTGTAATACTGTTTGCCTTAGTAAATCCTTGTTCCATGACTCAAGTTATTAGATAATAGTCGGTTTGAACTAAATTGAATCCGTGaatcgtaaataaaaaatagcctAGTACTTTCAGTACTTTGGATATTTGTTTTCATGAAGGTGACGTCATTCGCTCTGATTGGTGATCAACGTATTCAACGGACTTCtgtattttgtaataataattttattttaacaaaatatttaccaGTGAcgccaaatataaaaaaaatgcgttttACGTATTCTATGACTGAAgtctcattaaataaatataatattttagtgacttttaattactgtcatcatgcctaaCACCAATTTaacttcattacttcgtaattaATCTCAATTTTTAGTGAAATTATATgttgattattaatatttcaatcgAAAGAACCTTCATGAAAATGTTAGCTAGGTTACATATAGGTATGTCAAATGCttacaaaatctgtcatatttgtttacattatgtgCCATTTCTGTTAAAGTCCactttaaataatacttaataataaggcAGCTTATTGTTGACCCAATTTTTGTTCAAAAAATGCAACGAACTCATTCTTTTAATATGTTGTAGAGAAAAAATACGTGGGAGTACAATTAAATTTTACTTGTTACATGTTGTGTAAGATCTTTGGTTATTTTAGGTGTCCATCATCTTCGTAATGAAATGATCGAAGAAGTGTATCGTCCCATATGGTAAAAGCCTGAGGTAAAAGTAATTTCTACACGGTCTGCATCTCTCTATAAGTAGTCAGCAAATTCACCAATAaggaaattataattatacctacaattaataaaaaaataacaacaaattaacaaattggtacttatttctttaaattatggggccttatagttaatttttcataatgtcctatttgattaaataatattttataagtttaCACGCATTGGGatgtttaaccttttcgacgccatgtcaaacacgaaagctgtcactcggacgccacgtcaccgaagtgtcaaaattgaaattaaactatgcacatgcacgtaggtctgttgctctgtggtatttgaccgattaatctgtctttggcgttggacctgcggtgccgatatatccgtcattggcgtctaaAAGGTTAAATTAATATGATATGTTGATATTGATTTTTACTTCATACTGTacgtataaataaaatctagataattaaatgaatccttaattaacaaatttaatgttagtaaTTATTACCATTATTGTGTTCTTCTTTTGTACTCCCACgtttatatacaaatttatataattCGTCCCagtaattaactaaaaatatacaGTTACAGACAGAAAAATGaacaaaaaacggcaatttcAACCAGAAATCTTGTTGCCATGTGAAGCAGAATTCGAGAAAATGTTCTATCATAACAATACGATTCTACCGGTAACAGTTTTGGGTCAAAATGGAATATCAGCAGATTTTTATGCAGAACTCATAAAAACATATTCTGGACACATGACTTTGGATGTTAGAAGATTGTCTGATTATGGTGAAATTGCAAGCCCAATTACAGAATATCCTGTATCGTTATACAAAACTAGTTCAAGTTTCAAGTTGATGattattcaaaataataaacatgcGAATGCGGTGTTAAAGAGAGGTTCTGCAGGGGAAATTAATGTGGTATTGAAAGACGTTCATGTGTGTTCAGGAAGTAATTTTGAGACCCTAAAACCACAAGAAAAACTGTTTCATGTAACAGTAAAAAATAAGGAAGGAAAATATTCTAAAAACACTTTTCTAAGAGCAACTCCCTCTGGGAACtatgaatttattttagaaaaggaATTTGAAAAATTGCAAAAGGAAATAGTCAATGAGTTTCTGGGTGACATAAACGAATGCCCCACTTACTTGTCTAGAAGCATATCAGGAACCTTCGTCATAGATTTTGATGAAGATAGTAATTGTAACTCAAATTGTCATAAAGCATTATTAAAGAAGTCTGATTCAGGAAGTGTGAAGTTATTAGTCAACGTTCCTGACacaaaaatttgtaaaaaacataaattatcaACTACCAATCGTACACTATTTGAAAGTTTATATGAAAAGTTATTAACTTTCTCGGAAGACCTTGTTAAGGAATCTCCTAAACAAAAAGATTTGCATAGAAATCTAGAATgcgggttaaaattagataCCACTATAAGAATAAACATCCAAGATCAGAGCCACTTTGTAGCTAAGCTTTTTGTCTGCCTAAATAAAATGTCTCCGGGACAATACTCTGTTATTTTCGAGAATAAAActgaagaattgtttattgGTAATTTGTTGACCACATGGCTTGGTCGTTTACCTATTCAGAAGTCGACGGCGAAAGAACTCACCGTATACTTAAATCAAGCGGGTGAAGTTAAAAATCAATATGGTTGGTTAAAAATGTCTTACAACGGTAAAATACTAGTGGTGGTTGACAAACCTTCAGAAAGTGTCCAAACTGATTCCGCAGGTTGTGAAAAAGGAATGACTACTACTTGCCATCTCAGTACCGATTGTTAAAACTGTAGGTAATCTACATGTCATGTCTACCTACATGTTTTTGTGATAAAAAATTATTGATCTGTTAGATAAAGTAGGTACACAATAAATTAGTAAGATTTCTGAACAATGTTaaattcataatattgtcttcggttaccgcgatagttactatataatccgttttcatagttttatttaatgttaaattcgtttatttttcttaatttgtagtttgttatatgaaaattaATTGTAGATTAATTTGTATCAAggtttttataattaaactttaaaaaaaatgtatatctcGCGACTGTGACTTTTTTGTTAATGTTGTTTATTGGAAAcgattatttcaaaataaactggatgggtaaataaataaacaattcaaaGTTTATTCTTGACATTGCAATTTAATATCGCGTTAATAGCTCAATTGATTTCATTTGTAAGTACAATACTTACTTACCTCTTTCAAGGAAAATTTTAGTAACAAGTTTAatcatatacttataataaaagaaGCATGTTCCAGAGATCAAAACTGGTAGTGTGCACATTTAGTTCTAAGTTGACTTGATGAATGCTCCTATTTGTCTCCACAAATTTTAACAGTTACTATGTTTTGCACAAGTAGCAAACTAAAAGTGGAAGCTGGAAAAATGGGCAAAGTTGTCACAATAACAATCGTATCTCCaaaatttgttattataaattggctcagtagtCGTGGTCCTATTGTCCTAGATTTTTTTACATCAggagaaatatatatatttcaaaaaaaaaaacagatacctactgatattaaattttaacttcGCATACGTAAATGTTCATACCAAGTGTAAGAGTAAAACACCAGAGGCTCTGGTGTTTTACTAAGCTTTGCTCCAGAGCACCATTTTAACCAAAATTTATTAGGTTATCACAAACTATGAGAGTATAATACGTGACGCCGCTCACGCTCAAAACCGATCTACAAGATAGACGACGCCcctatagaccgcgggccaggaacagatttccatgaccaatcgcctcccgggcgaaaactcgtatagtggttaacggctatgtatgatgaaccctcgtgaacgccagctgccgctccgttggtgggttgaggaatggcggcaaataaagtctataaaaaaagtttagtcatcgcctcccgcttgatactttgtcagatgataatttagatgctattgtaaataaacaaaatcgtcagccgattgtatcgttGTGGAAAGACcatcagctggtcacatgaacatgtaaaaaagaaaattattttcactcatctgcgtcatcgcctcccgtttgatactttgtcagataatagtttagatgctggtattgttaataaaacaaatcgccagccggttgtatcgcgatgGAAAGACCgcgttacgcgtttcggtggctgccattcctcaacccaccaacggagcggcagctgacgttcacgagggttcatcatacatagccgttaaccgctatacgagttttcacccgggaggcgatgactgacaaaatttacgcctggctcgcggtctactAGTCCTGTGTCATTCCGGTTACGGAATGACGAAGCCGCCTTTTACAAGTTtctgtcgttttaaaatgagagtgtaacttAGATTGTATAGGAGCGGTTTTTTGGCGGTAGGTTTGTATAACTTAAGTTAAGAAGTGggacataattttaaataagtcGTAATTACAGTTGTATTcacccatatttttatatttgtcgtGGC
This region includes:
- the LOC134744782 gene encoding uncharacterized protein LOC134744782, which encodes MNKKRQFQPEILLPCEAEFEKMFYHNNTILPVTVLGQNGISADFYAELIKTYSGHMTLDVRRLSDYGEIASPITEYPVSLYKTSSSFKLMIIQNNKHANAVLKRGSAGEINVVLKDVHVCSGSNFETLKPQEKLFHVTVKNKEGKYSKNTFLRATPSGNYEFILEKEFEKLQKEIVNEFLGDINECPTYLSRSISGTFVIDFDEDSNCNSNCHKALLKKSDSGSVKLLVNVPDTKICKKHKLSTTNRTLFESLYEKLLTFSEDLVKESPKQKDLHRNLECGLKLDTTIRINIQDQSHFVAKLFVCLNKMSPGQYSVIFENKTEELFIGNLLTTWLGRLPIQKSTAKELTVYLNQAGEVKNQYGWLKMSYNGKILVVVDKPSESVQTDSAGCEKGMTTTCHLSTDC